The following are encoded in a window of Desulfobacteraceae bacterium genomic DNA:
- a CDS encoding iron-containing alcohol dehydrogenase produces the protein MAIREQVYGFFIPTVTLMGIGAYKEIGNQIKTLGGKKPFICTDKGVQDAGIVDQVLEVIKQDAGVDSVVYSGTQPNPTDNNVHEGLKLYQDKGCDLIISLGGGSSHDCGKGIGIVATNGGSIRDYEGVDKSTKNMPPFIAVNTTAGTASEMTRFCIITDTSRKVKMAIVDWRVTPNVAIDDPLLMMGMPPGLTAATGMDALTHAVEAYVSTAATPVTDACALQAISLVASSLRAAVANGNDMEARDKMCYAQYLAGMAFNNASLGHVHAMAHQLGGFYDLPHGVCNAILLPHVSRFNLIAKMDRFVDIAEAMGENTSGLSTRAAAELALSAIKTLSTDVGIPSGLTELGVKEQDLPTMAENAQKDACGLTNPRCPTLKDVIEIYRSAL, from the coding sequence TTTCATTCCCACGGTGACCCTCATGGGGATCGGCGCCTACAAGGAAATCGGCAACCAGATCAAGACCCTTGGCGGCAAGAAGCCGTTTATCTGCACCGACAAGGGCGTTCAGGATGCCGGCATCGTGGACCAGGTGCTGGAGGTCATCAAACAGGATGCCGGGGTTGATTCGGTGGTCTACAGCGGCACCCAGCCCAACCCCACCGACAACAACGTTCACGAGGGGTTGAAGCTCTACCAGGACAAGGGCTGCGACCTGATCATTTCCCTGGGCGGCGGCAGTTCCCATGACTGCGGCAAGGGCATCGGGATTGTCGCCACCAACGGCGGCAGCATCCGCGACTACGAAGGCGTCGACAAATCCACCAAGAACATGCCGCCCTTTATCGCGGTCAACACCACGGCCGGCACGGCGAGCGAAATGACCCGCTTTTGCATCATCACCGACACTAGCCGCAAGGTCAAAATGGCCATCGTCGACTGGCGCGTGACCCCCAACGTGGCCATCGACGACCCCCTTCTGATGATGGGCATGCCGCCGGGGCTGACCGCCGCCACCGGCATGGACGCCCTGACCCACGCGGTCGAGGCCTACGTCTCCACCGCGGCAACACCGGTCACCGACGCCTGCGCCCTGCAGGCCATCAGCCTGGTCGCCTCCAGCCTGCGAGCCGCGGTGGCCAACGGCAACGACATGGAGGCGCGCGACAAGATGTGTTACGCCCAGTATCTGGCCGGCATGGCATTCAACAACGCCAGCCTGGGCCACGTGCATGCCATGGCCCACCAGCTGGGCGGTTTCTACGACCTGCCCCACGGGGTCTGCAACGCGATTCTGCTGCCCCACGTGTCGCGCTTCAACCTGATCGCGAAAATGGACCGCTTCGTGGACATCGCCGAGGCTATGGGTGAAAACACCTCCGGCCTTTCCACCCGCGCCGCCGCTGAATTGGCGCTTTCGGCCATCAAGACGCTGTCGACCGACGTCGGGATCCCCAGCGGGTTGACGGAGCTCGGGGTGAAAGAGCAAGACCTGCCGACCATGGCCGAAAATGCCCAGAAGGACGCCTGCGGTCTGACCAATCCTCGCTGTCCGACCCTCAAGGATGTGATCGAGATCTACCGCAGCGCCCTGTAG